In Topomyia yanbarensis strain Yona2022 chromosome 2, ASM3024719v1, whole genome shotgun sequence, one DNA window encodes the following:
- the LOC131685740 gene encoding uncharacterized protein LOC131685740, whose product MYSVKNVIFSLLFGLLNFKFAQPLNCTTCLSLLNWSECQELGIPLPCTIEVANGMHELLDEFNTQLVPADPGTNVSFQCFSLHLELTKPLGGVVNAGFSQGCTFEHSNICEGWVSSLTVVQCTTCSTGDYCPSGEAVLFSSLFLTVVSGLIVLWNYSRKFVL is encoded by the exons ATGTATTCTGtgaaaaatgtgattttttcgCTGTTGTTCGGTTTGTTGAATTTTAAGTTTG CGCAACCCTTGAATTGCACCACCTGCTTAAGCTTACTAAACTGGTCGGAATGTCAGGAGCTAGGCATCCCGCTTCCCTGTACGATCGAAGTTGCAAATGGAATGCACGAATTATTGGATGAATTTAACACACAACTAGTGCCCGCTGATCCAGGAACGAATGTTTCCTTCCAATGCTTCTCCCTTCATCTGGAATTGACGAAACCACTAGGTGGAGTTGTAAATGCTGGATTCTCCCAGGGATGCACTTTCGAGCACTCGAACATCTGTGAAGGTTGGGTCAGCAGTCTGACCGTGGTTCAGTGTACAACTTGTTCCACCGGCGATTACTGTCCGAGCGGTGAAGCGGTGCTATTTAGCTCCTTATTTCTCACAGTCGTATCTGGACTAATAGTATTGTGGAATTATTCGAGAAAATTCGTGCTTTGA